The DNA window TTATGTTCTAATGAAGTCAATATGTTGTAGTTTTGGTTTATAAGGATGATATTGTACAGATTTTATTTTTACTACGATAGTTTTTTCATCACTAAGAATAATTTTTATAAAATTTTTATACATTGTAGATTTATTTTGTATATTCATAAAAAATTTTTGATCGACTATTATCCCAATATTTTTTTTATCATTACCGTAAATAATTCCTGGAAATTGATTATTAATTCTTAAACGACGGCTAGCGCTTTTCCCATATAAGTTACGTTCTATTGCTTTTATAGTAATCATTTTAAAGTCTCTATTTTTATGTGTTTTATTAGTATAACAAATAAAATATTTATTTATAAAATTTTTATTGATTTTTTAAAAATTATAATTTCAAATATACTTTTTATTAAAAATTTAGTAAAAATATACAATTTATTGCATTTCTATTAGGCTAATAATTATGATACTTGTTAATTAACAAACACAATAAAATTTAAAAAAATGGATATATGCAATTAAATATTATTAATAGTTAAAATTTTATGTATAATTTTTTCGTTTTGCAATAAAAGGAAAAATAAATGACATATTCACTACCAGCTTTATCATATCATTATAATGCATTAGAGCCATACTTTGATGAAAAAACAATGAAAATTCATCATACAAAACATCATCAAGCATATATTGATAATACAAATGAGATTATTAAAAAAAATCATCTAGAAAAAATATCAATTAATGAGTTAATTAAAACGTTACAAGAAAAGCCAGAAAGTATAAGAAACAAACTTAGAAATAATGCTGGTGGTCATGCAAACCACACTTTATTTTGGAAAATATTAAAACCAAACACAAAAATCACAACTACCTTTAAAAAAATTATTGAAAATCAATTTAAAACTCTAACAAATTTTTTTAATGTTTTTGAAAAAGTAGCCTTAGATCGATTTGGTTCAGGTTGGGTTTGGCTAGTTAAAAAAGATAATATACTAGAGGTAGTGTCTACTGCTAATCAAGATAATCCTTTAATGGGAAAAGAAATAACAGGAGTAAACGACAGTTATCCTGTGTTTGGTTTAGATTTGTGGGAACATGCTTATTATTTAAAATATCAAAATAAAAAATCCGATTATATTAAAGCTTTTTGGAAAATTATCAACTGGCAAGAAGTTGAATCTCGATTTTTTCATAATGAAAAACTAGTTTAGTCATAAAATAGATCGTTAAAAAAAAGCAGTAAGAATTAATTCTTACTGCTTTTTTAGTCTTTTAACCAGTTCTTATATTGATTAATTAATCCATTAGTAGAACTATCATGAAAATTAATCATTAAGTTATTTTTTAACTCAGGAAGAATAATATTAGCTAATTTTTTTCCTAATTCAACACCCCATTGATCAAAACTGAAAATATTTAAAATAATTCCCTGGGTAAAAATTTTATGTTCATAAATAGCAATTAACATACCTAAATTAAAAGGATTAATTTTTTTAATTAAAATAGAGTTTGTAGGTTGATTACCTGGAAATTTTTTGTATAAATTTTCTTTTTGTTTTTGAACATATTCTTTTTCTTCTGTAATATTTAGTGAACTACCAAAAGCTAATGCTTCAGTCTGTGCAAAAAAATTTGAAATAAGTTTTGTGTGATGATCTGAAAGAGGATTATGTGTTTTTACTGGAGCAATAAAATCACATGGAACCATTTTTGTCCCTTGATGCAGTAATTGATAAAAGGAATGTTGACCATTAGTACCT is part of the Candidatus Tachikawaea gelatinosa genome and encodes:
- a CDS encoding Fe-Mn family superoxide dismutase; its protein translation is MTYSLPALSYHYNALEPYFDEKTMKIHHTKHHQAYIDNTNEIIKKNHLEKISINELIKTLQEKPESIRNKLRNNAGGHANHTLFWKILKPNTKITTTFKKIIENQFKTLTNFFNVFEKVALDRFGSGWVWLVKKDNILEVVSTANQDNPLMGKEITGVNDSYPVFGLDLWEHAYYLKYQNKKSDYIKAFWKIINWQEVESRFFHNEKLV
- the rplY gene encoding 50S ribosomal protein L25, which gives rise to MITIKAIERNLYGKSASRRLRINNQFPGIIYGNDKKNIGIIVDQKFFMNIQNKSTMYKNFIKIILSDEKTIVVKIKSVQYHPYKPKLQHIDFIRT